CGAACAGATGCCCCAGGTAAAAATGGCGATGTAAGAATGGCGGAGATTCCACCTAAAAATCAGGCGAATCTGTTCAAACAAACTGAGCCACTTCTGTATTTAACCACTCTCAAGAGGAGTTGAATACCTTTATGGAGTGGCTAAAACTCTTATATGGGTGGTTGAGTTGCCACAGCACGTGACTAAACCCCTTGAAAGAGAGTTTCAATATTGGCGTCTGCCCGGCAAATCAAAAAGAAGCGGGATACTGATCCCGTCAATTCAAGACAAAGGCAACGGGAAAGGCTCTCCAGATGAGGATGTCTGTCGCTGCCCCGTCGCTGCCCCGTCGTTGACCCGTCGTTGCCTCCGTCGCTGGTTCTCTCGTTCCCTCCGTCCCTGCCTCCATTAAAGAAATCCAAACATCCAAAGCGGAATCCTTCGCCCTACGCCTACCTCGATGTTGTCGAGAGCCAGCCAGGCGTTTTCCACTCCTTTTATCTGCCCGCCATCCTTGCCTTTCCCGCCGATCTCGAAGGTCAGGCTGCCGTCGACCAGAAAATCACCCTTGGGCGCGACCCTGACCGTATGGTCCGCCTGCAGCGTGTTCAGGAAGAACGTTTCGCGGATCGCGCCGCTGTCCGCTGCCGAATTGCCGGACAGGGCATGATAGAGGTTGGGGTTGTTCAGGTAGATCTTCTCGGGCTTCTCCATGGCGCGCAAGCCCTTGTCACTCTTGGACACGGTCAGCAGAATGCCCGCCTCCTCCAAAAATCCCAGATAGCCTTTGAGAGTGCGCTCGTCGCCGATCTCGAGCATGCCCTTGAGCGCCTTCATGTCGGGAGTGAACGGCACCAGCCCCGCAACGACCGCCAGGAGTTTGCGCATCTTGCGGATGCTCGCTCCGCCAAGCGCGGGATGGATGGCGGGCAGATCCACCTCCAGGGTGGCCTGGACCTGCTGGGTCAGCGTGAGCTGGAACTGCGCCGTGTCGGGATATTCCAGGAAATACGGATAATATCCACGCGCAAGGTAATCGTTGAAAAGGGGCAGCACCTTGTGCCCGCCCTGCTCCAGCTCGCGGACAATCAGCTCCGCCGTCCGCTCATGGCCGCCCGTCAGGTCCGTGAGCGCCCGTCGCACGAACTCCAGCCCGTGAACCATGCCGAGATACTCCCGGAACGAAAGTCCCCGCATCCGCAGGACCAGGGCCCTGCGACTCAGATCGTGGCTGCCGCGCACGATCTCCAGAGCCGAACTGCCCGAGGCGATGATTTTCAGGGCCGGGAAGGTGTCGGCCATGCTTTTCAGTTCCATGGACCAGGATGGATATTTGTGGATTTCATCGAAGCAGATGAGCTCGCCGCCATACTTATGGAATTCATCGGCAATCTCATACAGCGACGAACGTGCGACCAGAAAATGGTCCGCCTGCACATACAAGCCCTTGCGCGTAAAAACATCCCCGCCACTGCCGGCCAGCAGGTGCTGGATCATGACCGTGGTCTTCCCGACCCCGCGCGGACCGACGATAATGTGAAAACGGCCGCCGGAAAGAGCTTCCTCAAAGAAAGGACGTCTGTAGGGACGATTGCGGACGCGGATCAATGTCTGGCTGAGGCCGAAAAGGTCGTCGAGCATGGCGAACTCCGAAAAATAGGATTGGAGTCCGACCATATTTATTTTTTGATAGGATCACAATACTATTTTCAGACGCACGGACGTTGCCTTGGGCGTAGGTGCAACCGTGTTGCTGGAAACCTTTGCCCGGCGGCGTTAATGTGGTGGCGGATTAGGGAGTAGTGATTGGGAAAGGCAGCGACTGAGGCAACGACCGGAAAAACGACGGAGGCAGCGGGAAAGGCATCCCAGATAGAGGTGTCTGTCGCTGCCTCCGTCGCTGCCTCCATCACTGCCTCCGTCGCTGATTCTATTCCCGCTCCTTCGCCAGATACTCCATAAGAGCCTGTTCATCCATGGTCGGTGCCAGGGCGTTGCCTTGGGCGTAGGTGCAGCCGTGTTCCTGCAGTGAGCACAGGTGCGTTGCGTCCTCGACGCCGGGGGCGATGAGGGTGAGGCCGGTGCTTTTGGCGATGGCGGAAAGGCTTGCCAGTACTCCCGGATCGTTCTGCAGGGAAACGTTCAGCTTGAGCCCGCGCAGCGGGAAGTGGTGCAGGTCCGCAAGGGAGATGTGGGTCGCGTCGAAATGATCCACGACGATGCCCACCCCGGCCTTGTCCACCTCCGCGAAAACACTTGAAAACCGCTCCCCAAAATATTTCAGCCACTCCTCGCGCACCTCCAGAACAATGGCCTCGGGTCTTAACCCATGTTCAAGGACGACCTCCGTCAACTCCTCGATGAAGCCAAGACGCAGGGCGTTTCTGAGAGAAACGTTGAGGCCCAGAAAAAAACTTTCCCCCATGACCTGCTGAAAACGCTTCAAGGCCGAGCAGGATTTCCGGACCGCCCACGCCTCAAGTTCGAACACCACGTCGCTATGCTCCGCAAACGGCAGAAACCATTCAGCCCGCAACAGTCCCTTGCGCTTGTGGTTCCAGCGCATGTACGCCTCGACTCCGCAGATCGTTCCGGTCTGCAGGTGCACTATCGGCTGATAATGCATGCACACTTCGTTCTCCAGGAGCGCGCTTCGCAGCCCGCTTTCGATCCGCAAGAACTGCACGGCCTCGTTGTTCTGCCGGTCATCGAAGATCACAATCTGCCGCTCACCCCGCTGCAACGCCCGACCGAGCGCGACCCTGGCATCCTTGAGCATGTCCTTTTCGTCCGTATAATCCCTGGGGGCCATGACCACGCCGAAGCTGCACGTCACCCGCAACTCGCTCTGACCGAGCTTGAACGCCCTGGCGGTTTCCTCCTGGATGCGCTGGGCGACGCGGACGGCTCCGATGACGTCGGGGACATTGTCCAGCAACATGAAGAACTGCTCGGAATCCAGATATGCCGGAATATCGAGGGTGCGCAGACATTTTACGGTCCGCTTTGCAAGCATTTCAAAAAAAGCCCTCTGATCCTCGATCTGAAGGAGAACCTGCTCCGCATTGTCGATGCCCATTACCAGTAAGGCGAACGCGTAGTCCGGATGGCGGATGGAGCGCTTCAGGGCGTACTGCAGGCTGTCGGAAAACGCGTGGTCGGAACCTGCTTTCGGGCTATCCGAGCCCGGCGAATCCGTGGCCGGATGATAATGCGCGGAGAAAAAAAGCGGATGGTCCTTCTCATCCTTGTGCAGATAGACGCGGACATGGCAGGGCACGAACTTTCCACCGGACGTTTGCAGCTCCGTATCAAGTTCCTGTGTGCGGCCGGTTTCAAGAAGGGAGGCCAGGACATTTTCCTGCAAGGCCTGAAAATCCAGGCTCGCCAGATCGAGAGTCCAGTTGCGTGTCGCAAGTTCAAACCGGGAATAACCGCTGAGATTGAGAAAAGCCTCGTTTCCCCCCAGAATCCGTCCGTCGGCGTACCCGGCCATTACCGGAGTTTCCAGATGACCGAGAATTTCTTCCATGAAAACATTTTTCTGCGCCAGGCGGTGATACTCCACAAACCCGTCGAGAACCGAATCGGCCGAAGGCGTTGCCTCGGCGGGCCTGTCTGACGCGGAAGACAAATCTGGCCTGAGATAGACATCCGAATCGATGATCACGGCGGGAGAGGTCATGAGCGCGCCCAAAGCCTCGGGCTGCAAGGGGGGACGCACCAGCGTGAAGGACACCATGGCCGACCTGGGTTCCCCGGACCGAGCCGGAACCGGGCCCTGCGAATCTTCCGCGGACGGTTCCGGGGCGCGCCGGACCTGGACACGACAAACCCTGAACGCGCCACTCCCCGCTTCGTCCCTGACAAGATCATACGCCGGTGAATCCACATCCCCCGGTGCATCGAAATGAGCATCGCCACGCAGGGGGCCAGGCGCCGGAGTCCGGCAAGGCTGATCGTCCTCGCCACCATC
This sequence is a window from Desulfomicrobium macestii. Protein-coding genes within it:
- a CDS encoding ATP-binding protein, with amino-acid sequence MLDDLFGLSQTLIRVRNRPYRRPFFEEALSGGRFHIIVGPRGVGKTTVMIQHLLAGSGGDVFTRKGLYVQADHFLVARSSLYEIADEFHKYGGELICFDEIHKYPSWSMELKSMADTFPALKIIASGSSALEIVRGSHDLSRRALVLRMRGLSFREYLGMVHGLEFVRRALTDLTGGHERTAELIVRELEQGGHKVLPLFNDYLARGYYPYFLEYPDTAQFQLTLTQQVQATLEVDLPAIHPALGGASIRKMRKLLAVVAGLVPFTPDMKALKGMLEIGDERTLKGYLGFLEEAGILLTVSKSDKGLRAMEKPEKIYLNNPNLYHALSGNSAADSGAIRETFFLNTLQADHTVRVAPKGDFLVDGSLTFEIGGKGKDGGQIKGVENAWLALDNIEVGVGRRIPLWMFGFL
- a CDS encoding sensor domain-containing phosphodiesterase; the protein is MTSPAVIIDSDVYLRPDLSSASDRPAEATPSADSVLDGFVEYHRLAQKNVFMEEILGHLETPVMAGYADGRILGGNEAFLNLSGYSRFELATRNWTLDLASLDFQALQENVLASLLETGRTQELDTELQTSGGKFVPCHVRVYLHKDEKDHPLFFSAHYHPATDSPGSDSPKAGSDHAFSDSLQYALKRSIRHPDYAFALLVMGIDNAEQVLLQIEDQRAFFEMLAKRTVKCLRTLDIPAYLDSEQFFMLLDNVPDVIGAVRVAQRIQEETARAFKLGQSELRVTCSFGVVMAPRDYTDEKDMLKDARVALGRALQRGERQIVIFDDRQNNEAVQFLRIESGLRSALLENEVCMHYQPIVHLQTGTICGVEAYMRWNHKRKGLLRAEWFLPFAEHSDVVFELEAWAVRKSCSALKRFQQVMGESFFLGLNVSLRNALRLGFIEELTEVVLEHGLRPEAIVLEVREEWLKYFGERFSSVFAEVDKAGVGIVVDHFDATHISLADLHHFPLRGLKLNVSLQNDPGVLASLSAIAKSTGLTLIAPGVEDATHLCSLQEHGCTYAQGNALAPTMDEQALMEYLAKERE